CGGGTCTGTGGCGTGAAGGCGGTACACCTGCGTCCCCACCACAGTGTTCTCCAGGACCTTTAGGGTGGGCATCTCTCCAAGCACCGGCGGCTTGTTGTTCACATCCTGTATGGTGATATTCACGGTGGCGGTGGTCATCAACTGGGAGTTGCCCAAGCCGCCATCCAGAGCAAGCTGTCGGGAATAGTTCATTATAAGTCATCTATTTCTAGTTTTCACGTGAATGTCGGACTAGTCACGTAAGGACTACTCACCACCGTCAAAATATAGAGCGTCCTTTTGTTGTCGGTCAAGTCGGGATCCAGATTCGCGCCCTGTGCCACCGAAATTACGCCCGTTTCCGAGTTTATTATAAACTTGTCACTAGCACCCGTCTGGATACGATATACCACCGCATTGTTGGGGGCGGATCCATCCCTATCCACGGCTGTGACCTGGAGCACTGAGCTGCCCCCAGGAAGGTCCTCAGGCACCGTTTTCGCATAGAAGCTGCGCTGGAATATCGGGGGATTGTCGTTCACATCCTGTACATAAATCAGCACAGGAACCACAGTGGACAGCATCGGTATTCCCGAGTCGCGGGCTCGTATCAACAGATCGATCTCCCTGATGCTGGATGAGATGCCCCCTGCCTGGGGTGTGGCTCCCCTTTGAGAGCTGTTCTCGACCAGATCTTCGAAATCAAAGCGGTGGAGCGGTCGCAACAACCCGCTCTGGGGATCAATGGTGAAGTTGGCTCGATACATGCCTTCCACTATCTCGTAGGTCACCTGGCTGTTCTCCGTGCCGTTGAGATCCGCGTCCCTGGCCTCCAGCTGGAGGGGAGTCTCGAACTCGGGCTGGTTTTCGAGCAGCTTGGTTTCGTACTGCCTTTGCGGGAAAGTGGGTGCATTGTCGTTCACGTCCTGGATGTCAATTATTATCTGGGCCGTGTTCCTATTTCCTTGGCCGACGCTATCGATGGCCTCCACTGTGAGGTAGTGTCGGGAGACGATCTCCCGGTCAAATGCAGATCCGCCCGGCTCTCTGATCGTAATTATACCCGTAATGGGGTTCAGGTGGAGTCTGAAAATACATTTATATGGAATTCTCCCGAAAACAGCACCAAAACTTCATTTTTGGCTTCAGAATCTACTTACAAGTGCGCTATGCCACCTCTGAGGTTGGTGTACCTTATCCCCGTGGTGCCAAAGTCGCCCGAGTCCACGTCCACCGCCTGCACCTGAGCAATCATCGTTCCCTGTTCGCTGTTCTCCAGGACGCTGGCATTGTAGATGCTCTGGCTGAATTCGGGAAAGTTGTCGTTCTGGTCgcgaataaatatttgaatgtGAGCGGAGCTGAAAGACATATTAGGAGGCTAAAGAATCGTCTCGGACTGAGGTATTTCGCAAACCAACCTCCATCTACTGGGCTCGTCGATCTCCCTGGCGAATATCGTGAAGTTAACCTCAGTGAACTTCTCAAAATCCAGCGACTTGGAGTTCTTGACCCTCAGCATAAAGTTCGCCTCATTCACCGCCAGTTCAGGCACAATTTCGAAAAGGTCATTTGGCGGATCGAGGAACAGCCGGAAAGTTCCATTGTTTCCTTCGTCGTGATCGAAGACTACGTTCTGGACGTCCTGGTCCATAAAGTTCAATGGAGTATTCGTCTGAGCGTTCTCGTTGACTTCGCAGCGGTACATAGTCTCCCCGAAAGTGGGGATTTCATCGTTTACATCGCTCACAATGATGGTAACCTCGGTCCGGACTGACATGGAGGCTACCTGGGAGTTGGTCTTCGAGAGCTCAGTGGCCGTGATCCGCAGGATGTGGGCTCCGTTGACCTGGTCGCTCTGCTCCTCGCGATCCAGTTCGGTCAGAGTGTACACTATGCCCGTGTGTGGATTAATGTCGAAAAGGTCATTGGCCTCCAGGGCGTAGGCTATAGGATTGTTGATTCCCCGATCTCCGTCGATAGCCCTGACTCTGAGTACCCTTGTGCCGACTGGGGCATCCTCTGCTATCCTGGCCACTGCCTGAACCTCTACGAACTCGGGCGGCTGGTCCTCCAGATCCTTCACCTTTACAAGGATAGCGGCCGTTCCTGTGTTGACTGGACCTTGGTTGGCCCGATCGATGGCCAGAATCCTTAGTTGGTAGAGGCTCTTCCTTTCGTAATCGAGCTCCTTTTCCAGCCTCAATACCCCCTTTCCCTGGTTTGTGGCTATGGAGAAGACCTCATTGTCGCCATCCAGCTCCTGCAGGTAATACACAACCTGCCCATAGGCTCCCTCATCCTCGTCCGTGGCCTCCAAAGTGGTGACCACTCCTGGCGGGCTTCCCTCCGCGATTTCGATGGCATTTTGGTAGGGCAGGAATGTCGGAACATTGTCGTTGATGTCCTCCACCAGGAGCAGGAAGCTCTGCGTCACATAGTTTTGGTCACTGTAGTGGCTGTCGGTCAGTGTCAGTACTATGGCATACTCGTCCTGCACCTCCCGATCCAGTTCCTTGGCCAAATATATCTTGGCTTCGTTGCCTCCTGTATTTTCTATGCGAATTATTTCGCTGTCATGGGAGTTTCGCTTCCCGAAGGTTAGCGGATCGTTCTCCGGGTCATAGCCTTTTAACGTGTAGATTAAGGTTCCTTAAGAGGGATAAATAAGGGGATTCTTGCAAATTCTTGAGAAATACTTGCTTCACTACCTTCCAACTTACCGACTTTCGTTTCAGGACTCTCCTTTAGGCGCAAAACAATCTCGGACTGCCCATCGATTGCGAACCGCGGCGGGCGATTGGAGGAGACCGAACCCACAAGTGTGGTGAGTATTATGACTTGGATGACTTGATAAAGGTGGCTGCTTACGACACTAGGGGTCTTTCGGTGGGGGTTCCGTTTTAAGCGGACCTTCTTGTACTCCATGTCTGTCGGCGGTTCGTTGTGCATTCTGGTGTGTGTGTTGCTTTGGAGCCGAAAACGACTACCACATGACAGGGTAATCTGGGGCCACGACACCTAGAAAAAGGCAGAGTGTTAGGAAAGAAGTTTTGACCCATTTTCCCTCATGTGTCGCCGTTTTATGGGCGGTGCTCTGTGACCCCGGGCAGTTTCGCTTGAGAAGagccagctccagctccaagTTCCGAAATGAAAATTCTACAACTCGTTCTGCTATTGCCACATAGAACTCAATTAGGTCGCACGTTAAGAAATCTCAATGGACTCGCCACATATGCTATATGGATGGTATAACATGTCTGTCCGATCTagtgtccgtctgtccgcttGTTCTTATGTCCGAATGTTCTGCGAAAGATCTCTGCGAAAGTTTTATGCGCAAATTAATTAAGCGTCGACTTTTTATTGGCTTTACTTCCATTTAGTTGGCTTTACATTCCACTTTTAGAGCTTGCTCAGCGCCAACCTGGAATTTCGCTGAAGAAATGCTTCGGTgtgttattgtttttcttgGCGGTTTAACGACCGGAACGTTTTGCAAACTGCCCGCCAATTATTTGGCTTGGCTTGTTCAGATGCTCCACATTTGTCCCACCGCGAATTGTCCGGCTAATTGCAGATGAGTTCTCGCTCAGACGGAGTGAAAATCGAAAGTTGCACGTACTTCAATCTGGGAAAACCCAGCCCTCGGCGTTGCCTCACTTTTGGTGGTAAGCTCCATCTTTTCCCAAACTTGGCGTGCGAAAAATGTATCTCGGGTATCGCTGCACTTGTGATGACAGCATCTGTCAGATGCAGAAACATATGCATTATTAATGCCAGACATTGCCATTGTTCGAGGGTTCAACGCGGTTTGTTTGGTTTTACATTCGGAGCAAATGGAGAGCTGGTTCATTGATTTCGCAATTAAGCGGCTATTTCTTGATTGCCAGCAGATCGTAAATGCCTCCGCAACAAGGTAATTGATTTGTGTATCTCTCAGATAGCTCATTACCAGCCAGGTTGCATCAACCTCTGGGGCAATCATCTTCGGACTTATCTCTGCAAGTGGCGGGAAAATCAGCAGACAAGGTCGTTAGAGAGTCGCCTGAGCTGATCACGGTTAAGTGATTCAAAAGCCATTGCGATCCGCGCCCGATTTCGCTTTCAACACGCGCCGCATGCAACAGAGTATCTCGTAGGTACATTGTGTATCTTCTGCCTCAGCTTCTGCTTTTGGGCGGCAGCTTCTCTGCGATAATTATCCATGCATCCGTGGCCAGCGCATTTGTGTAACGACGCCAATTGGGTTGTTTGGTCAGTTGGTTCAGTTTTCCGAGGGACGGCCATTTCAGGCAATTTCATGCTGCACTGCCTCGGGTGGACGGCATAGAAGTGGGACTCGCCGAAATCGGGGTTATCAAAACTATTTTCGATGCATCAAAACTCAAACCTCAGccagcttttatttatttttgtaaaattttagaCATTGTTCATGTATATTTTGTAACCCTAGCCTTAAGGTTGTAATGGGGAGCCTTAGATCCTAAATGGTTCCTGATTCTCCTCTCCTACCTTTCAAATACGTGGCCCATTTTACAAGATTGTTTATCAGTTTTTTCCgtggactcccttgaaaatgggaaaatgacTGGAAACAGCTATATGGCCCAAATATATGGCTTTATCTTTCCCAaatctcatccgattctaaagcggagtatcttaaacgatttttagatcgattccccaccattctgcattaaaatcctgagacaaaatatttttgacattttttgtctatttttcaaGAAGAGATCCCTGAAAAtcgggttttcccctatagggtccacagtgatggctatatcttccccaattctcatccgattctaaagcggagtatcttaaacgatttctagatcgattccccaccattctgcattaaaatcttgagacaaaatatttttgacattttttgtccatttttcgagaAGAGATCCCTGAAAAtagggttttcccctatagggtccacagtgatggctatatcttccccaattctcatccgattctcaagcggagtaccttaaacgatttctggatcgattctccaccattctacatcaaaatccttagacaaaatattttttagattttttgtccatttttcatgatgagctcccttgaaaatggggttttcccctataggatccacagtgatggctatatcttccccaattctcctccgattctcaagcgatttgtatatcgattctctaccattctgtatcaaaatcctgagacaaaatattttttagattttttgtccatttttcatgatgggatcccttgaaaatggggtttttcccaaTAGGGTctacagtgatggctatatcttccccaatcttgatccgattctcaagcggagtaccttaaacgatttgtatatcgatactccaccattctgcatcaaaattctgagacaaaatattttttacattttttgtccatttttcatgatgggttcccttaaaaatgggggtttcccctatagggtccacagtgatggctttatcttccccaattcttatccgattctcaagcggagtaccttaaacgatttgtagatcgattctcctccattctgcattaaaaaaatatccctTGAAAACGCGTTATTCCCCCATATGGACCACTATATCTATTTATATGGaccattatatttatttatatctatTTAAGTTACTCGAAAATATCTTGATTGGGAATCGGGGTTAATTCGACGTTTGGGATCGGAATTGGATTGCcaacattataaaattttaccaacttaaacaaaattattgaaaatgttGAAGCTAGGGTATAAGTATTACTTTATGGCCAAGATATCACTCCCCAAATTGGCCCATTCAAAATCGCATATGGGCTTAATTAAGGGGTCACGCCaccctgaaattttcaaaaaaatcgttttttttttttttacttaatttaaaagactatattcttacgcgtattttaagacgtccccgaagacaatatcttgataattatagaagttatgtttatttgaagGCGGCACTGCAGGAGGGCACCTAAgacacttctttttcttcttttgcgtttttctcgaaaccacttttttcaagacggtgggcatgataactcaaaaactgttcaaccgattgacttaaaaattgaaacacatcttcttacatagattttccacagagtgacgtaggatttttttgatccaatggatagaaatttttttatgcaatttttagtacgaaattttttgcccaaaacatTGAGTCAAGTTTTGAAGTGCTctcatttgcgtaatttttcttcttttctaaaacggctacgtcactctgttcgaaatttatcactttttaaaaaaaaatgttgtttacttttttctgatgaaaattgacacgtgaatcatgcccaccatcaaggagcactccggaaaaacccatgatcgccgatgttcatatctccgccattttgaattgaaaacaaatttttttttagaatttataaagctcattagttgtattaaatagaaataaaaggggaaaaatcctatctcaactagtttagtcacaagaaattcctgaaaaaccgtcccgtttccacgcggtcagggtggcgtaaccccttaagtcTATTAGTGGCAAACGCACTTCCACTCCCATTGCCGGCGCTTTCTTGCTGGCAATTTTCCACACGGCGAAAACCCACTGAATTAAGCCAAATTAATAAGTTACGCCGCCAAAGATCGGCAAAGTCAGACGGGGTCTGCCATTTCCCCCCGATTTACGTAAGTGGAAAGTGTGGCAGAAGCGGCTGCTCCGAAAGGTCTAACGAAACATTTGGCCAAGTCACCATGACGACGGCGCCTTTCCGCGATACTTGAGATACATCTCAGCCTATGAGATACACATGTATCGTGAATCCGGGCGATCTTGGGTGCTAATGACTCTGGTTCCAGGGTTCACGCTTGGCGAGCTCTGACCCGGTGTCCGACTTGGCCAAAAGTGAAATCCTGCACATAATCTGCCAGCGGACTCTGAGTCTCCAATGGATACCACTCTTGTGGGTTTCTGGGCAACCGCAAAACAAACAGCTTCAAGGTAATCTCGCCCAATGCGAAGCTACAGAAATGAAAATCCCAATAaacaattttgatttgtttgctGCTGTTCGTGGCGACAAGTTCCCCGGCTCTTTCTCCGGCTCATGTCAGCCACCTAATCGCCGGTTCATGACTTTCCACGCCAGGCAGAGACTTacttaattatattaaaaatgttaagcCCGTCGAAAAGTGGCAGGCACATACATTTACTACTTATGGTACATACGGAGAAACCTAAATcaattttatgaaattaaaaaattgtagttttagttAATCCATTACTATATTACATGGTAAAAGTAAGTAATCTTTTTTCTTAGTGCACAGATCGCGATGGCAATGCAGATTGAGATTGCCGCGGATCGTGTTGTATTGTGACCAGTGTTGCCTCCAGTTTCCGGCCCGCGGGCTGAGCAAACAATCGGGGCGCTGGCCTGGCGTTTCGAGTACTCCAATTTGAACACTTCCTCCCCCGTATTAGGGCCCTTTTGTCATGCCCATCGATTCCGATATACAGTCAAGTTCAACGCCAGCAGCAGCCAGCGACGACAAACAAAAGACCAGGCCGGGACCGTGGCTGGGGACTGCCGGGGACAGGGCTTCGGAGTTGGCCGTTGCGGTAGCTTGGTTTTGACTCATAGCCCGGGTTCAAGCGACGCCCGCATCCGTCTCACTACCCCAGTGGAGCCCAAAGAGCCCTGAATCTCTTGGCTTGAGCAATTTGTCCGTTACACTTCGGCTCCTTTTCTGGCTcgaattttgcatttttctaTTTGGCTTCAAGTGTTTCTACATTTGGAGCAATTAAACAGTTTGGGTCGGTGGTCTTGGAAGAGCAGAGAAGTCCTTGAAGTGGGCTGTGACCTTATTGGCGGGCCAGCCAACGGGGGTGTTGCAGCTTGCAGCTTGATCATAGAGCTTCGTCACTCACCCTCAAGTCTTCCATGCGAGGAAACCCCCCAAGTAACCCCAGTGTCCTGAAAACCGGTTGCTTACTTACCCCTGATGCAATGCGTTTAGCAGCAAATGCAATTATCCTTTCGGTAGAGAAGCCTGTTTTGAATATCCTTTGGCTTACTTTCGACTTTCGGTTATTTCGAGTTTCACACTCGAGCGTCTCTCAACCACCAGAACTATCAAAGAACTGACAAATTTCGTGGCTGACACATTTCCAAAGGCTGCGACAACAACGTCACTGGTAATTAGGCATGAGTCAAGAACCCCGCGGAACACATACTGTCATTATGTTATAGAATGAACTCCATATGGCGGTGCAGAAGTACAGAATGGAGCCGCGTAAAATAAACGTGTCGCACGCTTCGAAATTGGGCAATGCACGAACCGGAACTCGACTTGCAAGTGGGGGGGAGGTCGGTAGGAATTCACTTAGTTCACTTAGCTCTGGTGACACTTTTACCCGCTGGAGGAACGTGTCTCCAAAACACGATCGTAGCTCGTAGTTTTGGCCAAGACCTGGCTTGGATTTCGAAATCTAAAACACCGTTAAGCCCGAGATCTTTAGACCGCATTCGAAGTGTCTTCCCCAAGAGCCGATTGCAGACTGGCAACCGGTGGAAGCTCTGCGGGAGACTCGAGTTGTCGCCGAAAGCCATGGCAACGCGTGTTGGCCAACAGAGAGCGGCAGTGCAGGCACGCGAGTAATTAGCCGAGCGTAAATTCCACCGGCAAGCGTTCCATCGGCGGGGGAGCTttgtttgtttacaatttgCAAGCCGATAGCTGATCCGCTCACTGGAAGAATGGTACTGGAAGGGAGGAAGTGCCCATTTGGTAGCCGGTGGTGGTGGCTGGGCTGCCCCGGAAGTAGGGCTTATGCAACTTTGAAGGTTGCTCCACTGAACAATGGGGGATGTCCGGACGGTCTGGATTTCTGGATTAATGCTTATTCGGTTCTTTCCACTTTTCAGAGTTTGATTTTCATCTGCAACTGGCACGCGGAGTATGTCCCAAGGCAAAGTCATGGCGATGAGAAAGGGAAGCACCGGCGAACTGGCGCGCAAGCCCAACGGCGTGGTGGTGAACCTGCCGCCCGTGGTCAAGAAGTCCAGCAAGAGTCGCTCCTTTCACTTTCGCTACATGGAACTCTGCCGGGCAAAGAATTTGACTCCAGTTCCGGAAATACGTAGCAAGTCCAATACAACCACTTTTCTTGAGCTCTGCGGCGACAAGTTGGCAGTCAGCGACTGGCTGCTGCTAACCGAGGCACTGCACTACGACCTGGTGCTTCAGCAACTCACGGTGCGTCTACGACGCACCTATCCCCAAAGTGAGTCCACAATCGAGAAGGTTATAAGGTACTATAGGTACTTATACTTATTTTTCCTATCTCTGGCAGCCAACATTGATTCCATTGACACGGAGAAACGAGCTCGGCTTTTCCGCCAGCGCCCCGTCATATACACAAGATTCATCTTTCACAGCTTAGTTCAGGCCATTGCAAACTGCGTCGCCAGCAACAAGAATTTAAGTGTTTTGAAGCTGGAGGGTCTGCCACTGCAGGACAGCTACATCGAGACTATAGCCAAGGTAAGTCCGATATCCAAAGACAGTATCTGCTTAGACCGTTTCCTTTCCAGTCCCTTGCCGACAATGAGTGCCTGGAGACCGTGAGCTTCCGCAAGTCCAACATCGGCGACCGAGGATGCGAGGTGGTCTGCAACACGGCCAAGTATCTGAACCGCATTGAGACCTTTGATCTCTCCGAGTGCGGACTAACCTCCAAGGGGGCCGAGCACGTGGCCGAAATGATTAAGGTAGAacgacactttttttttaaggttctCTCGATTTCACTTCCATGTCCTTTTCAGATGCAAAAGATCACGCGCTTTACCGAGGGGTGGGAGAAGTCCCTGCGCTATCGCAGCGTTGATGTCAACACTATATCCGGATTGCGTGTCATCCTGCTGGCCAATAATCCGGAGATCGGAGACGACGGCGTTCGCCTTATCGCTGAGGTCCTGAAGGAGGATGCATGgattaaaagtaagaaacCGGGTGGTGTGTCTAAAAATTGTATGGGCTATCTCTTGCAGCTGTTGACATGGAGAACTGCGGCCTTACGGACATTGGGGCTAATTTAATACTAGATTGCCTGGAGCTAAACACTGCCATCACGGAGTTCAATACCCGCAACAATGAGGGCATCAGCAAGTTTTTGCAGCGCAGCATCCGAGACCACTTTGGAGAGCCCGCCGAGGAGAAGCAGGAGCCGGAATTCGACCTTAGCTTTGCGAACGGACTGCAGAGCTTGCCCAAGAACAAGAAGGTCACTCTGTCCCAGCTGCTGAGTCATGCCAAGGCTCTCGAGGAGCAGTTATCCTTCGAGAGGACTCTGCGCAAGAAGGCGGAGAAGCTGAACGAGAAGCTACTGCATTCGCTGATGAGCTCCTCCGATGCTGGAAATATGTCACAAGAGAAGAACTCGGACAGCGGATCACTCCAACAGCAGAGCAACTACGGCGCCAGGAATGATGATGTTGTTAAGAAGTGAGTGAATCGGGGAAATTGGGGGAGAATGTCCCAGTCGGGAAAACTAACTTTTTTGTCCAGTTCCCAGAGCTACCGCCAGACGCACTTCAACAGGCTGGTCAACAGCGCAGTCACTAGTCCGGAGAACTCGCCACGGAGCGATATAGCCACGCTGCGCAAggagcagcaactgcaacagatgcaacaacagcaattgcaattgcaattgcagcagcagcaacagatgCAGCTGAATCAATTGcagctgcagcaacagcaatctCCCCACCTGCAGATGCAGCATTCGCCACCGGAGCCTCAGACACTGAGAACTCTGCGGGAAGAGCcagtggaggaggaggacatcgaACAACTGGAATACAACCAGTCCGAGCTGGACCAGTTGCCCGAAATGCAACAGCAACGCAAGCCTCTGAAGGTGCGCAAGGTTCGCAGCGAGATGAAGTACGTGGAAGCTAATCTTAAGGATCAAGCCAAGAACCGCGAGTCCAAGTCAGACCACGAGTTCGCCAACGAGCGTGATGTGAGTTACAGATCCTTTGAAATGGTGGCAAGTTTTAACCTCCTTTTCCCCCAGTTCAATCTTAATCCTGCCGTAAAGTTTGAAACAGACATTGGGGATAGTGTAAAGGTAAATTCCGGCAGGCGTCACGATGGCGAGGGCAACCCGGATTATCCTGGATACAACTACGAGCAAGAGCATCAGCATGTGAAACGAGATCGGGGCCACGAGAACGGCTACGTGGGTGACGgcggccggaagcccatgagCCTAGGTGAGGCTCTGAAGCGTTGTGGGGCAGGTGGGGGATCCGGAGACGGTCATGTGGCTCAGTATGTCAGCAGCCTGGAGAGCAAGGCAAGCAACAGCGGCAATAAATCGGGAAGGCAGCGTTACAAAGCGAAGCAGGAAGAGCTTCGCATGGAGTCGTACATGGCCACCTACGAGGAGTGCTCCTCCACGGACGATACCACGGTGGACAACTCGGAATCTGAGGCGGAGAATACCGAGTCTACATTGCGTGCCAGTGCGAGCTCGCGGTCAAGCAAGTATTCCTCTATGCAGGTATTTATGCGGCGAAAGCATTCAGAGTCGTTCTCCACGGAGGACGACTGCGCCGAAGACGAGGATGAAGCCACTGCGGGTCAAGGAGATGCAGGAGACGGTGATGGCGGGGGTGGAGGCGATACTGGGGGCGAAAAGTTCCCTTCGCCTCGAGAAGTTTACCTGGCGTTGCAGCGCAAGAAGAGGGAGCAGAACTCATAGTTGTCCTGTTCCACAAAAACGGCAACCAAGCCAAATTTCATTCgcagcagcaggaggagcagcagcacctCTGCCCAACATCAATACCGATAACTCTAACAGTGCAAACGGACGTTCAATAGGGTCACCCCCACTTGGAGAGCTAAATTTCAAGTTGTACTTTCGGGAAGTACACGGGGGGAAACTCTTTGCAAGTGCTCTGCTACCTTCTGCAATTTTCCAAGCTGcgcaaaaatgtacaaaaaaatatattgagcATTGTATTACCATTAAAGATTTCGTCATTATTGTGCTCTACTTGAATATTGTTTGCTTTATTTGTGCAAGACCTTAATTTGAGTTGAAGTGGAATATGCGTGGTTACATTATTGGataagttttttaatattgatttgaAGAGCGACCAATTGGTTATATATGGTTCAGGTGGTGGACCCGGAGAGTCCTCTGCGAACCTCTTAACCTCCAAAGCCGTAGAGGGTGCGTCCCTGGCGCTTGAGAGCGTAGACCACGTCCATGGCGGTCACAGTCTTGCGCTTGGCGT
The Drosophila bipectinata strain 14024-0381.07 chromosome 3R, DbipHiC1v2, whole genome shotgun sequence DNA segment above includes these coding regions:
- the LOC108121557 gene encoding protein Cep78 homolog; the encoded protein is MSQGKVMAMRKGSTGELARKPNGVVVNLPPVVKKSSKSRSFHFRYMELCRAKNLTPVPEIRSKSNTTTFLELCGDKLAVSDWLLLTEALHYDLVLQQLTVRLRRTYPQTNIDSIDTEKRARLFRQRPVIYTRFIFHSLVQAIANCVASNKNLSVLKLEGLPLQDSYIETIAKSLADNECLETVSFRKSNIGDRGCEVVCNTAKYLNRIETFDLSECGLTSKGAEHVAEMIKMQKITRFTEGWEKSLRYRSVDVNTISGLRVILLANNPEIGDDGVRLIAEVLKEDAWIKTVDMENCGLTDIGANLILDCLELNTAITEFNTRNNEGISKFLQRSIRDHFGEPAEEKQEPEFDLSFANGLQSLPKNKKVTLSQLLSHAKALEEQLSFERTLRKKAEKLNEKLLHSLMSSSDAGNMSQEKNSDSGSLQQQSNYGARNDDVVKNSQSYRQTHFNRLVNSAVTSPENSPRSDIATLRKEQQLQQMQQQQLQLQLQQQQQMQLNQLQLQQQQSPHLQMQHSPPEPQTLRTLREEPVEEEDIEQLEYNQSELDQLPEMQQQRKPLKVRKVRSEMKYVEANLKDQAKNRESKSDHEFANERDFNLNPAVKFETDIGDSVKVNSGRRHDGEGNPDYPGYNYEQEHQHVKRDRGHENGYVGDGGRKPMSLGEALKRCGAGGGSGDGHVAQYVSSLESKASNSGNKSGRQRYKAKQEELRMESYMATYEECSSTDDTTVDNSESEAENTESTLRASASSRSSKYSSMQVFMRRKHSESFSTEDDCAEDEDEATAGQGDAGDGDGGGGGDTGGEKFPSPREVYLALQRKKREQNS